The following nucleotide sequence is from Rhizobium binae.
CGCTTCCAGCCCGGCCAGATAGGCCTCGAGAAACCGTCTTCCGCTTTTGGCCCTGCCGCTTGTCAGAACCGCCAGCAGCGCCGGCACCAGCACCGCGGAAGCATGCGCCCGCGCCGGATGGAAATTGTCGTCGAAATCGAGTGCATGGGCCGCGGTTGCGTTGATGAGTGCGGCGAGCGAGGGCGAGGCGGAGCCGCCGGTGACGAGCCGCGCTTCGCCGCTTCCGGCGATTTCCCCGTTGAAGGCGCGGGCGAGCGCGGCAACGCTTTCATCGCCCCTGCCTGCAATCATGCAGCCGATGGTGTCCACCACGGCATCTCTTGCCCGGTCCATGGCGAGCCTCGAAAACGTCGTTCGGGACAGGATCTGTTCCGCGATCTTCCGGAGAATGGTGGCCATTGACGAAAGTCTTTCCGTGCGTTTGGTTCTCCGCGGAAAATGTTCAACTTTCCTCAGCTCCGCAATCTTATGCGGTTTGCGGGTAGGGCTATCGGTATTGGAGATAGAATGGCGCGAGACACGAGTGCGGCGATCAGCCTGAAGCATATCGAGGCCTATGACGCCATCGCCGCGACGGGCTCGACGATCGCCGCTTCGGTCGAGCTGGGGATCTCGCAATCGAACGCCAGCCGCCTGTCGCAGCAACTCGAAGACTATCTCGGCGTCCGGTTGTTCGAACGGGAAAAGAACCGGCTTCAACCGACCCGCGAGGGGCTGCAGCTCGGCCCGGAAATCCGGGCCATTTCCGATCGGCTGCGCGCCTTGAAAACCGCGGCCATGGAGCTCGAGAGCGGCCGGTCGCGCGAGATCATGCTGCGGCTCGCCTTTCCCGCCAGCCTTTCTTCGACGCGCATTCCGAAGCTGGTGAAGAATTTTCTCGCAACGAATGGCCCGATGCGCGTCGAAGTCGCATCCGGCAGTTATCTTGCAATAGAGCGGATGGTGGCCGACGGCGAGGCCGATCTCGGTTTCGCGCGTCTGCCGCTGATGAGCCCGGGATTGAAACAGGAGAAGATCCTGTCATCGCGGATCGTTTGCGTGCTGCACAACGATCACCCCAAGGCCGGCAGCAGCCTGCTGTCGGTCGGCGAACTGAAGGGGCAGGATCTGATCATGCTGAATAGGGAGCGGCCGGTTCGCCATGAGCTGGAGGCATTGTTCTACAAGGCCGGCATCCGTCAGCGCCCCCTGCTCGAAGCACATTCGGTGGCGAGCGCCTGTGCGCTGGCCGCACAGGGGCTCGGCATTGCGCTGGTCGGCGAGATCATCGCCCGCGAATATGCGGCGCTGCCGCTGCAGTTCATTCCGCTCGAACCGGAACTGCCGGTTGCCTACGCGCTGATCAGCGGAGAGAAATTTCCGATGCCGAAGGCCGCCAGCCTCTTCCTTCAAAGCATTTCGGACTGGGCATGACGACGGTGCTCAAGCCGTTCCGGGGGATCGCAAGCGCATGAATATCAAGCAACTGGAAGTCCTGCGTACACTTCTGGCGACAGGGTCGACAATTGCCACGGCAAAAACAATGGGGCTCAGCCAGTCCGGCGTCAGCCGCCTGCTTCAGCAGCTCGAGACAGATCTTTTGATGTCGCTTTTCGTACGCGACAAAGGCCGTCTCGTCCCGACCCCCGAGGCCTTGCTCCTTGCCCGCGATGCCGAGAACATACTGCTGGCAGTCGATCGGATGTCGGGCCACGCGGAGGATCTGAGAAGCGGTGCCGCCGGCCCGGAGATTGTTCGCGTTGGCCTTCCGAGCAGCATGTGGGAGCATTTCGCGCCGGCAATGCTGGTCGACTACATCAGGGATTTCCCCGGTGTGCGGATTGAAACCTTTTTCGAGACGACGACCGCGATCAACAAGCTCGTCGAGCAGAGAGTGATCGATTTCGGCTTTTTGCGCATGGAGGGCGAGAGTGGTCCGGGCATCGAGGTCGAGCGGGTCGCGACCGGCGAAAGCGTCTGCGTCGTTCCAAAGGATCATCCTCTTGCGAAGCTGGAGGAAATCACGGTCAGGAATTTGCGCGACGTGCCTCTCATACTGATAGGCCGCCAACGGCCGAACCGCATGGCACTCGACCAGACCTTCCGGCGGGCCGGCGTCAAACAGATCGTCAAGATCGAAACGCATACCAACAGTTCGGCCTGTTCCTATGTCGCGCATGGTCTCGGGGTCACGATCATCAGCAGCTTCTATGCGAATCTCTATCGCCACCTGCCGGTGGTTCACCGTCCTTTCGTGCCACGCGCCACCCAGGAGTTCGGATTGGCGAGGGCGGTTGCCACACCGCTCTCGATTGCCGCCCACGCTCTGAGTGACGCCTTGAAGCGACAGATCCAGATGTCACAAAAAGACATTTGAATTCAAATTTTTAGCCTGAATTTTGACTCGAACGCAACCGCCTGGGTTGCGACCGCATTCCGCATAGACTTATGACGAAATCGCATAATATTGCGGATATTTCTTCATTCGATCATAGTCTATGGCAACGAAACCGATGGCGCCGGGCACTCTCCGTCGCCCATCGCGGGGAACAAAAATGCTGAAATTCATTCTGAACCGCCTGCTGATGGCATTGCCGACGATCGTCCTCGTTTCGGTGACCGTCTTCACGCTGATCCGCTTCATACCCGGCGATCCGGCCGCACTGATGCTGGGTGATATGGCTGAGCCGGCGCAGATCGCGGCGATGCGCACGGAACTCGGCCTCGACAAATCGCTGCCGCAACAGTTCCTGATCTGGACCGCCAATGTCGTGCAGGGTGACTTCGGCCGCTCGATCGTCAATGACGAGGCGGTGCTGCCGCTCGTCGCATCGCGTTTTCTGCTCAGCGCCGAAATTGTCCTCGTCGCCGTCCTTCTGGCGAGCCTCATCGCCGTGCCGGCCGGTGTCATCGCCGCCTGGCGGCAAAACAGCCTGACGGATCTGGCGCTGGTCGGCACGGCCACGATCCTGCTGTCGGTCCCGACATTCTGGCTCGGGCTGCTTTTGCTGCTTTTTTTCGGCTTGAAACTCGGCTGGTTACCGGTGCTCGGCTATGTCTCGATCGGCAGCAACGTTGCCGGCGGCCTGGTCTACCTCGTGCTGCCGATCATGACCCTGGTCATTCATGAGATGGGTGTGTTGATCCGCATGGCGCGCGCCTCGACGCTGGAAGTGCTGCGTCTCGACTATATCACCCATGCCCGGGCCAAGGGGCTTTCCGAAAGCGCCGTCCTCTGGCGGCACGCCTTCAAGAACGCCTTCGGCCCGACCTGGACCGTCATCGGCCTGATCCTCGGCAATCTGCTCGGTGGCATTGCCGTCATCGAGACGGTCTTCACCATTCCGGGGCTCGGGCGACTGATGGTCGACAGTATTTTTGCCCGCGATTACCCCGTGATCCAAGGATGTCTGCTGCTCGTCTCGCTTTCCTATGTGCTGGTCAATTTGGTCGTCGACCTGCTCTATCCCTTGTTCGATCCGCGGGTGGTCGCCGAATGAAAAACGTCACGTTCAACGGCTTCATCGGCAGCATTCTGATTGCCGCATTGCTCATCTCCGCTGCGATCGGCCTGTTCTGGACCCCTTATGATCCGATGAAGCTCGGCTTCACGGCACGGCTGGCGGCGCCAAGCAGCGCCCACTGGCTCGGAACCGACGAATTCGGCCGCGACGTGCTCAGTCGCCTGATCGTCGGCGCCCGGGCAAGCGTCTGGATCGGCACCTTGACGGTCGCATTCGCGACCGTCTGCGGCACGCTGATCGGCCTCGTCAGCGGTTACGCCCGCGGTTGGATCGATGCAGTCATCATGGCCGTCAACAATGCGCTTCTCGCTTTTCCCGGCATCCTGCTGGCGCTTGGATTGCTCGCCGTCTTCGGCGCCAACCAATATGGCATCATCTTCGCACTGGGCATTGCCTATTCTCCCTCGATGGCCCGCGTTGTCCGGGGCGCCGTGCTGTCGCTGCGCGAGCGGGAATTCATCGAGGCTTCCAAGGTGATGGGCAATGGCGAGCTCTACACCATGTTCCGCCATATCCTCCCCAATTGCGTCGCCCCGATCACCGTGCTGGCGACCTCGATGTTCGGCTGGGCGATCCTTTCGGAAAGCGCGCTCAGCTTTCTCGGTCTCGGCGTTCCGCCACCGGCGCCGACCTGGGGCAACATGCTGGCCGCCGGCCGGCCGTTCATCGAGCAGGCGGTCTGGCTGGGTCTCTTCCCGGGCCTGGCGATCGCCCTGACGCTCCTCGGCATCAATCTTCTGGGCGACGCTCTTCGGGACAAGCTCGATCCGCGGATGAGGGGACTGAAATGACCAATGAAACGCTTTTGAATGTCCGCAACCTGTCGCTTCAGGTCACCGGGACCGGTGTACAGGTCGTCAAGAAGGTCAGCTTCGACATCGCCCCAGGCGAGATCTTCGGCATCGTCGGGGAGAGCGGATCGGGCAAGACGCTGGCAACACGCGCCCTGATCTCGCTGCTGCCGGCGCCGATCAAAGTGATCGGCGGCTCCGTTGCCTATAAGGGGCGCGACGTGCTTTCGATGAGCGCTGCGCAATTGCGTCAAATGCGCGGTGCGGAGATCGGTGTCGTCTTCCAGGAGCCGATGACCTCGCTCAATCCCTCGATGACCGTCGGCCGCCAACTCGAAGAAGGGTTGCAGCTGCATACGAGACTTTCGCAGGAAGAGCGGCGCAGCCGGATCCTCGACATGCTGAACCGGGTCGGGATCCGCGATCCCGCCGGAGCGCTCACGTCCTATCCGCATGAATTCTCGGGCGGCATGCGCCAGCGCATCATGCTGGCGTCGGTCATGCTACTGAAACCGGCGCTGTTGATCGCCGACGAGCCGACGACCGCGCTCGATGCCGTGATCCAGCGCGATGTCATGGAACTGATGGTGGAATTGACGCAGGCGGAAGGCACCGCCGTGCTGCTGATCAGTCACGATCTGCCGATGGTTGCCCGCTACACCAACCGCATCGTCGTCATGGAAAAGGGCGGGATCGTCGAACAAGGACGCACTGCCGATCTGCTCGACGCGCCGCAGCGCGCCTATACGAAGAAACTGCTTTCCTCCCTGCCGTTTCGCGGAGAGACGCGGATGATCGACAAGACTAAGGCGCCGATGGTCTCGGCGCGGGATATCGTCGTCGATTATCCCGGCCGGCGGTCGCTGATGAAGAAGGCAGTGCCAAAGCGGGCGCTGCATGGCGTCAGCATCGATATCCACGAAGGCGAAGTCGTCGCGCTTGTCGGCGGTTCGGGTTCCGGCAAGACCACGCTCGGCCGCACCATTGCCGGGCTGGTCCGGGAGAGCGAAGGCGATATCCGCTTCAAGGGACGCAGCCGCGACGACGACTGGATGGACTATCGGCTGAATTGCCAGATGGTGTTTCAGGATCCTTATTCCTCCCTCGATCCGCGCATGACCATCATCGCGCTTGTGGAAGAGGCGCTGCGGCTCGTTCCTGATCTCGACGCCGCGGCAAAGCGCAAGCGCGCCATGGAGACGCTGGAGGAAGTCGGGCTTGGGGCCGACTATGCCGAGCGCTACTCACATGAGCTTTCGGGCGGTCAGCGCCAGCGCGTGGCGATTGCCCGCGCGATTGCGCGCCGGCCGAAATTCCTGATCGCCGACGAACCGGTATCGGCGCTCGACGTGACGGTGAGGGCGCAGGTGCTCGAACTCCTGTCCGATCTGCAAAAACGCTACGGCTTTTCCTGCCTGTTCATCAGCCACGATCTCGGCGTGGTCGAACAGGTGGCCGATCGCGTCGTCGTCATGCAGGACGGCCGGATCATCGAGGAGGGCGATCGCGATACCGTTTTCGACAGTCCGAAGGAGGCCTATACGCAACGGCTTCTCTCGGCCATCCCCGCTCTGGACCACAATGCTCAGGGTGGCGTGATCCTCAAATGGCGCCTGGAGAACTGATATGACGACGATGATTGAATCCGGGAAGCTTGCGGAGCGATTGAACGCGATCTGCGATGCCCAGCCGTTCGTAACGCGCTTCATGGTGCGTGCACTCGGCAGCGGTGAAACGATCGGCAGGGGCGCCGACGAGGAAACGCCCTCGGCCAGCACCCGGAAGACCTCGATCATGATGGCGGCCTTGAAGGCGGCGCATGAAGGCCGCCTGGATCTGGACGAACGGATCACCTACGAAAAGCGTTTCGCCGAGGAAGTGGCGAGCGGGATGTTCCGCTATCTCAGCCCCGGTATCGTCATATCGCTGCGCGATGCCATCACCGGCATGATGGTGCTGAGCGACAATGTCTGCACCAAGATGGTCTTCGAAAGGCTGACGCTCGAAGAGGTCGACAATTATTGCAAGTCGATCGGCATGACGGGCACCAACCATCGCTTCCTCATCCCTCCCTTGGCGCTGTCGCCCGATCATTCATTGAAGGCAGTCACCACGACGACGGCGCGCGATCAGGTCTATCTGCTGCAGACCATCCTGGACGCGCAGGATTCGCGGGAGGCCGCCGACCGGCTCGGCTGCTCGCAGGCGTTGTGCGCCTATGCCCTTCAAACCCTGAAGAACCAGATCCTGCGTTATGCCATTCCCTCCCGGCTGCCATTCGGCGTGCTCGTTGCCCACAAGGGCGGCACGGGAAAGCGCGGTCGCATGAATGCCGGTATCGTCTATTGCGACGGCTCCCCCTTCTACATCATCGCCGCCTATACCGACCACGTGCCGCAGGAAATGCCGGACGGCACCCCCGGCTATACGGTCGCGCTTGAAACCATCGGCAGGCTTTCACGCGCCTGCTGGGATGAACTCCAATCCTGACAATCCAAAAAGAGGGTAGAACAATGCATAAGCTTCTTCTTGCCGGCACCATGCTGATGGCGATGACCGGCGTGGTCGATGCCCGCGACATCGTCGTGGCGCAAAGTTCCGATCTGCGCAGCGCCAATCCGGGCGTCAATCGCGACGGCAATACCGATGGCGTCATCCTGCATATTGTCGAAGGGCTCGTCGGCTATGCCAACAATGGCGAGGTCAAGCCGCTGCTGGCAAAGAGCTTCAACGTCTCGGCCGATGGGCTGACCTACAGCTTCAAACTGCGTGACAACGTCAAATTCCACAACGGCAAGAAATTGACCGCCGATGAGGTCGTGTGGAACTGGAACCGCTATCTCAAGCCCGAAACGAAATGGACCTGCCTTCCCGATTTCGACGGCAGCGGCAACGTCCATGTCACCGGGGTTAAGGCAGTCGATCCTTCCACAGTCACCATCACGCTGGAAAAGCCATCGGCGGTTTTCCTTGGCCTGATGTCGCGCCCCGAATGTGGTTACACCGGGATGATCTCGCCGGAATCGGTCGGCGCCGACGGAAGCTTCATCAAGCCGATCGGCACCGGTCCCTTCAAATGGGATGAATGGAAGAAGGGCGAGTATATCCATCTCGCCAAGTTCGACGATTACGTCTCGCCCCAGAATGACGGCAAACCCGACGGCATGGTCGGCTCCAAGCGCCCTCTCGTCGACGGCATCAAATTCATGGTCATTCCCGATGCTTCGACCGTAAAGGCCGGCCTTCAGTCCGGCGTGCTTGATACCGCGGAGATTTCGCCGGATCTCATTCCCGAATTCAAGACGAGCGACACGATGCAGCTGATCGTGGCGCGCAACAACGGCAAAAACCTCTTCTACATCCAGACGCGCGACAAGCTTCTGGGCAATCCCGGCGTGCGCCGGGCCATGGCGATGGCCCTCGATCTCGACCAGCTCGTCGAGGCCGCGTCCAATGGTACCGGTACAGCCAACGGTTCGATGGTTTCGCAGGATTCGCTCTATTTCGACGATGTCCAGAAGCAGCATCTGCCCTACGATCTCGACGCAGCAAAGAAGGAGCTCGCGGCAGCCGGCTACAAGGGCGAGCCGATCACCATCATCGCCAACAAGCGCAGCAACGTGCCAAGCTTCCCCGCCGCGGTGATGGCGCAGGCGATGATGCAGCAGGCAGGTCTCAATGTGCAGATCGAGGTGCTCGACTATGCGACGCAGGTCGATCGCCGTCGCTCCGGCAACTATCAGGTCATCTCGCAATCGGTCGCGCCGCGGCTCGATCCGGCGCTGATGTACGGCTTCTATGTCGGCAACAAGGACAAGAACGCGTCCTTGATGTGGGATGACCCGAAAGCAGTCGAGCTGATGAAGGCCGCTTATTCGGAGCCCGACCAGACGAAGCGTCAGGCGATCTTCGACGAGTTTCACACGCTGATGCTCAAGGAAATGCCGGGCATCTTCCTCTATGACATGGTCGATGTCTGGGGCGCGACCAAGAAGCTGAAGGGCCAGCCCGTCTGGCAATCGAATGCCCGTCTTTGGGAAGTTTCGCTCGACAATTGAGCCTGAACTGCCGCGCCCGGTGGGTCGGGCGCCGTGATCCCACGGCGACAGTCAACAGGAGATCCGGCAGGCAACCCTGCCGGGTCCCGTGCAACACGTCCCTGTGGCGGCAGGACAGACAGCGAGGAAATGCCATGAATCTTGACGCGTTCAATTCCATTGTCGCGACGATCGAAAAGATGAAACCGGATTATATCGCCCTCAGCGACCACATCTGGGAATTTGCGGAGCTGAAATTCGAGGAGCGGCGTTCCTCGCAATTGCTGGCAAGGACGCTCGAGGAGAACGGCTTTGCCGTGCGTCGCGGCGTCGCAGGCATGGAAACCGCCTTCATCGGCGAATTAGGCAGCGGCAAGCCGGTGATTGCTTTCCTCGGCGAATTCGATGCCCTCGCAGGAATGAGCCAGGCCGCCAACTTGGCCGAGCCTCGTCCTGCAACGGTGGGAGCGACCGGCCATGGCTGCGGGCACAATCTGCTTGGCGTCGGGTCGCTGATGGCGGCGGTTGCGCTTGCCCGCCACCTCAAGGAGTACAATCTGCCCGGGACGGTGCGTTATTACGGCTGCCCGGGAGAGGAGGGCGGTTCCGGCAAGACCTTCATGGTTCGCGCCGGCGCATTCGATGATGTCGATGCCGCCCTGACCTGGCATCCGGCTCCGTTCAACGGGGTTCGCTCGACGAACAATCTTGCCGTTCTCGAATATTACTATCGCTTCAGGGGTGTCGCGGCACATGCCGCCAACAGCGCCCATCTCGGCCGTTCGGCGCTCGATGCGGTCGAACTCATGAATGTCGGCGTCAATTTCTTGCGGGAACACATGCCGCAGGATTGTCGTGTTCACTACGCGATCACCGACACCGGCGGCAGGGCCGCCAATGTCGTGCAGGCGAGCGCCGAAGTTCTCTATCTGATCCGGGCGCCCGACATGCCGCAGGCGCTTGCGCTTGCCGGACGCGTCGAGAAAGTTGCACGCGGTGCGGCCATGATGACCGAAACTGAGGTCGAGATCGTGTTCGACACCGCCTCGACCAACCTTCTTCCCAACATCACGCTGGAAACGGCGATGCACGAGAACATGGTCGCGCTCGGGCCGATCGCCTTCGACGAGGCCGATATCGAATTCGCCAGGAAAATCCAGGCCACCTTCACACTGGAAGCGATCACGAGCAGTATCCGCCTCTATCAAATCAAGGGCGACGTGTTCTCCAATGCCAGGGTCGATGGCTCGACGCCGTTGCACACCGGTCTGCGCGATTTCGAGGGGCAATCGCATTTCCGGGCCGGATCGACCGATGTCGGCGACGTCAGCTGGGTGACACCGACCGCGCAATGCTGGGCGCCGGCCTGGGCGATTGGCACCAGTCCCCATACCTGGCAGGTCGTCGCGCAGGGAAAAAGCCCGGCCGCGCACAAGGCCATGGCGCATGCGGCCAAGACGCTTGCGACGACGGGCCTCGCCTTGATTTCGTCATCCGACCTCCTGGCGGCCGTGACGGCCGATTGGCAGGAAAAGACCAGCGGCAAAGCCTATCTGTGCCCGATCCCCGACGATGTAATGCCTGCATCGGTTCATAACCGGTAACCCTTTCCCGTTCGTCGGATGGTACCCCGGCGAACTGCATCCAACCCGCTCGCAGCACCCCATGAAAAAGCACTAAGGGTATGGAAGTCGAAAGCGCGGAACTGAGGCATTCACCGCTTTCGAACCTCCAACACGTCGGAAAAGGCAACGAATGAGCAGGCCCTTCATGAGCGGCGTCCCGTTCATGGCGGCGGCCTCGTCCATCACAGCGATCGCGGTGTCCAATACGTCTCGATCAAGTGTTCGGAGCGACTGGCGAGGCGTGCATCGAGCCTTCTGTCGGAAGCGTCGGCGACGGCTACGACAACGCGCTCGCCGAAACGATGAACGGTCTCTACAAGAACGCCGCTCACATGGCGTTCCGTCAGCGGTTAGGACTTGCCTCCGCAAATCTTTATCCACTGCCTTAGAATGCGATTTGCACCTTAAGCGCACTATCACGCTGGTTGGCAAGTTTGAACGCTGCCGTCGCCTCTTCAAATGGCAAGACGGCCGTGATCAGCGGGCGTACATCAATCATGCCACTGCCGAGTAAATTGACGGCATCGACAAATTCGTGGTGGAAGCGGAAGGATCCCAGCAGCCGGACTTCGCGCGTGATGACCGCGTTAATCGGGAGCGCAAATTCTCCGCCAAGGCCAAGTTGCACGACCGTTCCTTGAGGGACCATCGCCGGCAGCGCCTGCTGCAAAGCCACAGCGCTTCCGGATGCTTCGAAACACAGGTCGAAGTGACCCTTGCCGGCAGCGTAGGCTGCGAGTGCATCCGGTTCGTCACGCACATTTATGATGCGGGTCGCCCCACAGCTCTTCGCAATGTCGAGAGGGAAGGTGCTGAGATCGGTCACGACGATATCGCGAGCCCCGCCGAGACGGGCGAGTATCGTCACCAGAGCGCCGATCGGGCCTGCGCCCGTCACCAGAATACGCTTGCCGAGCAGAGGGCCAGCAATCCTGGCGGCATGCAGGCAGACCGCGAGGGGTTCGGCCATGGCGGCTTCTTCCAGGGAGGTGTCGCCTTCAAGTCGGATTGCCTGTACTGCCGGTATGGTCACACTCTGCCTGAACCCGCCCTGATCGTGTGGAAAGCGCATTGCGCTGCCCATAAAATGCATATTCACACAGTGGTTTTGCCTGCCTGCCTGACACTGCTGGCAATCACCACATGCCCGGCTGGGATTGACAGCGACGCGCGTTCCGACGGCCATTCCTTTGACCTCTTCACCGATCTCCGCGATCACGCCGGCAATTTCGTGGCCGAGTACCATCGGCTCGCGCAGGCGAATTGCCGCCGTGCCGCCGTGGTTATAGTAATGGAGGTCCGAGCCGCAAATGCCGCCCGCTTTGATGGCGACGCGCACTTCCCCGCGCTCGGGTTTTTGCAGAGCATATTCCTCAACACGGAGATCTTTTGGGGCGTGGAGAACGACGGCGCGCACGGCTTTGCCTTTCAGTGGTTGGCTACTAGAGAACGGACATCATGCCGCCATCGACATAGATGATCTGGCCATTGACGTAATCCGCAGCCGGGGAGGCGAGATAGACGGCGGTACCGGCCAGTTCCTCGGGCTTTCCCCATCGCCGGGCGGGGGTGCGGGCTTTCACCCAGCCATCGAATTGCGGATTGTTGACGAGGGCTTCGTTCATATCGGTAAGCATGTAGCCCGGACCGATGGCGTTGGCTTGGATGCCGAGTTCGCCCCATTCTGCTGCCATTGCCTTGGTCAGCATTTTAATTCCGCCCTTTGCTACCGTATAGGGGGCGACGGTGGCGCGGGCCAATTCGCTAGTCAGGGATCCGATGTTGATGATCTTGCCAAAGCCCCGCTCCGCCATGCGCCGCGCCGCCTCCCGGCCAATCATGAAGGCGCTGGTGAGGTTGGTGTCGATGACGCGTCGCCAATCCTTGGTTTCCAGTTCCAGCATTGGCTTGCGGAACTGTATGCCGGCATTGTTGACGAGAATATCGATGGCGATGCCGCGTGCGTCGAGCGCCTGAAACGCATTGATGATTGCCGCTTCGTCTGTCACGTCGAAGGCAAGCCCCTCCGCCGATATTCCCTGGGCTCGCAGAGCCGCCACAGTTTCATCGAGACGATGGGGATCGACGCCATTCAGCACCAATTTTGAGCCGGCGGCGGCCAGGCCTTGCGCGATGGAGAGGCCGAGACCGCGGGAGGACCCCGTTATGAGGGCCGTCCGGCCTGATAGATCGAAAAGATTGAGGGACATCTCACACCTCCGAATAGCGGGTCGAAAGGTCGGGGCGCTCGAACACGCTCGGTAGCAGTTCCGTGCCGAGACCCGGTCCTTCCATCGGCAGGACGTGGCCATCCACGATCCTCGGCAATTCGGTCACCAGTTCCTTGTACCAGCCGGTATAGAAGGCGCGCACCGATTCCTGGATCATCGTGTTGGGCTGGGAGAAGGAAGAATGAACGGCCGCAACATAGGCCACCGGCCCGGTGCAATCATGCGGCGCGTAGGGGCGGTGATATGTATCGGCAAGGGCTGCAATTTTGCGCCCCTCGGTCAGGCCGCCGGTCCAGACGAGATCGGTCATCACAATGCCGATGGCGCCCGATTCGAGCATATCCTTATAGGGGAAACGCGATCCCAGCGTCTCGGAGGCGCAGA
It contains:
- a CDS encoding L-idonate 5-dehydrogenase → MRAVVLHAPKDLRVEEYALQKPERGEVRVAIKAGGICGSDLHYYNHGGTAAIRLREPMVLGHEIAGVIAEIGEEVKGMAVGTRVAVNPSRACGDCQQCQAGRQNHCVNMHFMGSAMRFPHDQGGFRQSVTIPAVQAIRLEGDTSLEEAAMAEPLAVCLHAARIAGPLLGKRILVTGAGPIGALVTILARLGGARDIVVTDLSTFPLDIAKSCGATRIINVRDEPDALAAYAAGKGHFDLCFEASGSAVALQQALPAMVPQGTVVQLGLGGEFALPINAVITREVRLLGSFRFHHEFVDAVNLLGSGMIDVRPLITAVLPFEEATAAFKLANQRDSALKVQIAF
- a CDS encoding SDR family oxidoreductase; this encodes MSLNLFDLSGRTALITGSSRGLGLSIAQGLAAAGSKLVLNGVDPHRLDETVAALRAQGISAEGLAFDVTDEAAIINAFQALDARGIAIDILVNNAGIQFRKPMLELETKDWRRVIDTNLTSAFMIGREAARRMAERGFGKIINIGSLTSELARATVAPYTVAKGGIKMLTKAMAAEWGELGIQANAIGPGYMLTDMNEALVNNPQFDGWVKARTPARRWGKPEELAGTAVYLASPAADYVNGQIIYVDGGMMSVL